In Pelmatolapia mariae isolate MD_Pm_ZW linkage group LG8, Pm_UMD_F_2, whole genome shotgun sequence, one genomic interval encodes:
- the LOC134633560 gene encoding uncharacterized protein LOC134633560: MSRTRTRMSPKKCIFGCEGKLNLFALPKEERIRQQWIQYLFSDQRPPKATVYVCSRHFSEDSFVNKAQYDAGFSARLLLKDGALPFIHGDVEESKAAASPVLLPLTRFRNTACQTDPEPKVSVATQFCHYMVSVGTQTSYSPSTRCAATQLSYNTLKQHVRSKATQASVLHCNVGTVTTQSETGIQPGVRPAKRPRLEMKEEEEEPEEEAELPEASDQYDPICEPYEPDESSSEPPDSREAEATPSHYNDPKYIVFESCLRDLFLTCPVCGLSCEVRRRRMGTFVSFSQLCPSCDYSRKWESQPVAGSTPLGNLQMSAAIYFTGGSFSHVEKVCRAMNLQVFQSDTFRRHARMFLEPAINHKWKRDQQVLMERLRGEGSVAVGGRMRADLLGHCGKLGSYTLMHLNSSSVIDIQLIQSAGVSSSSHVETEALRRGLDLLQVNRLSVDHIVTDRRTRVQKYLRERNVRHYYNIQHLEKGLSRKLKKLAKSKECLLVRRWLPSIRNHVYWSATTSTSAPEKVAKWKSLVNHIQNVHTHDDPLFPTCAHPNRVSLDPSKWFQPDSVALHKLKKLLLNKRILADVGKLSHDHQASSLERFHWLVHRFAPKNAAFPFVGVLCRLYLAAMHFNEDAERHKERSSEVTAEPQQSEPKPKYVSELMKLLFEEVFKEPSTYVDELKRIPVPDDLTRV; encoded by the exons ATGAGCAGGACTCGGACCAGGATGTCTCCCAAGAAATGCATCTTCGGCTGCGAGGGGAAGCTGAACCTGTTCGCGCTGCCCAAAGAGGAGCGGATCCGGCAGCAGTGGATCCAGTACCTGTTCTCAGACCAGCGGCCGCCCAAAGCCACCGTGTACGTCTGCTCGCGCCACTTCTCCGAGGACTCGTTCGTCAACAAAGCCCAGTATGACGCCGGCTTCTCGGCCAGGCTGCTGTTGAAGGACGGGGCGCTGCCGTTCATCCACGGGGACGTAGAGGAGTCCAAAGCGGCGGCG AGTCCGGTGCTGCTGCCCCTCACTCGCTTCAGAAACACCGCCTGTCAGACCGACCCTGAACCCAAGGTCTCCGTGGCGACGCAGTTCTGTCACTACATGGTGTCGGTGGGCACGCAGACGTCCTACTCCCCATCTACGAGGTGCGCCGCCACTCAGCTGTCCTACAACACGCTGAAGCAGCACGTGAGAAGCAAAG CCACACAGGCCTCGGTGTTGCACTGTAACGTGGGAACGGTGACCACCCAATCAGAGACGGGGATTCAGCCGGGTGTCAGACCAGCGAAGAGACCACGTCTGGAAAtgaaggaagaagaggaggagccagaggaggaagcagagctCCCTGAAGCATCCGACCAGTACGACCCCATCTGCGAGCCGTATGAGCCGGACGAGTCTTCGAGCGAGCCGCCTGACAGTCG CGAGGCGGAGGCCACGCCCTCCCACTACAACGACCCCAAATACATCGTGTTTGAGAGCTGCCTCAGAGACCTCTTCCTCACCTGCCCCGTGTGCGGGCTGAGCTGCGAGGTGCGGCGGCGGCGGATGGGCACCTTCGTCTCCTTCAGCCAGCTGTGCCCCAGCTGTGACTACAGCAGGAAGTGGGAGAGCCAGCCAGTGGCGGGAAGCACGCCGCTAGGAAACCTGCAGATGTCTGCGGCCATTTATTTCACCGGAGGCTCATTCAGTCACGTGGAGAAG GTGTGCAGAGCCATGAACCTCCAGGTGTTCCAGTCCGACACCTTCAGGAGGCACGCCCGCATGTTCCTCGAGCCCGCCATCAACCACAAGTGGAAGCGGGACCAGCAGGTGCTGATGGAGCGCCTGAGGGGTGAGGGCAGCGTGGCGGTGGGAGGGCGGATGAGGGCGGACCTGTTGG GACACTGCGGGAAGCTGGGCAGCTACACCCTGATGCACCTGAACAGCAGCAGCGTCATCGACATCCAGCTCATTCAG AGCGCCGGGGTCAGCAGCAGCTCGCACGTGGAGACGGAGGCTCTGCGGCGAGGCCTCGATCTCCTCCAGGTCAACCGCCTGAGCGTGGACCACATCGTGACCGACCGCCGCACGCGCGTGCAGAAATACCTGAGGGAGCGAAACGTCCGCCATTACTATAACATCCAGCACTTGGAGAAGG GTTTGTCCAGGAAGCTGAAGAAGCTGGCGAAGAGTAAAGAGTGCCTGCTGGTGCGGCGGTGGCTGCCCAGCATCAGGAACCACGTCTACTGGAGCGCCACGACCTCCACGTCCGCGCCCGAGAAGGTGGCGAAGTGGAAATCCCTCGTGAACCACATCCAGAACGTCCACACTCACGACGACCCACTGTTCCCGACGTGCGCGCATCCTAACCGCGTGTCCTTGGATCCCAGCAAGTGGTTCCAGCCAG ATTCGGTGGCTCTGCACAAGCTGAAGAAGCTCCTGCTCAACAAGCGAATTCTCGCCGACGTCGGGAAACTGAGTCACGACCACCAGGCGTCGTCGCTGGAGCGCTTCCACTGGCTTGTGCACCGCTTCGCGCCGAAGAACGCCGCTTTCCCGTTCGTCGGCGTGCTCTGCAG GCTGTACCTGGCCGCCATGCATTTCAACGAGGATGCAGAGAGACACAAAGAGAGGAGTTCAGAGGTCACCGCCGAGCCTCAGCAAAGCGAGCCCAAACCCA AATATGTGAGCGAGCTGATGAAACTCCTGTTTGAAGAAGTTTTTAAGGAACCTTCGACCTACGTGGACGAACTCAAACGGATCCCCGTCCCTGACGACCTGACGCGCGTCTGA